TTCAATAGCACATCCTCATATTTTTGCTTCTTCTATTTAGGACTAACCATACATCTAATTTTACTGTGAAGAATAATATAAAATGGTATTGAAAAAATGCTCAATATCCTCAAATCGGGCAATCAAAGCCAGGTATTATAATGAATATTTTATTGTAGTATTTTGACTATAGGGTCTTATCCCATTTTTTATGCCTGATATACTTTTGCATCACTCACTTATCATATAAGGACGCCTTATGAAACGTCGTACTCTTTTAGCCCTTGCTGCCAGTACTGTATTACTTGCCGCTTGTGGTCAGTCTGGTAATGAAGCCAATGACAGTGCCGCGGCTGGTTCTGATTTACTGCAACGTATCAATAATGGCGGTGTTATCAACGTTGGTACTGAAGGTACGTATCCGCCGTATACTTATCATGACGAGAGCGGACAGCTGACTGGTTATGATGTCGAAGTGACCCGTGCGGTTGCAGAAAAACTAGGCGTTGATGTCGAATTTAAAGAAACGCAGTGGGATGCCATGCTGGCAGGTCTAGATGCAAAGCGTTTTGATATGGTTGCTAACCAAGTCAGTCTAACCACCCCAGAGCGTCAAGCTAAGTACGACATCGCTCAAGCATACAGTTGGTCAGGTGCGGTGGTTTTGGCGCCCAAATACGATGAGCGCTATAGTTCGTGGGATAACTTAAAAGGCTTACGTACTGCTCAATCGTTGTCGAGCAACTATGGTGAACTAGCAGAGCGCTATGAAGCCGAGATTATCCCTGTTGATGGGATGTCACAGGCGATACAGTTAGTGAAACAAGGCCGTGCTGACTTTACGATGAACGATCAGCTTGCGATACTCGATTATCTAAAGAAATTCCCAGACAGTGGGCTTGAGATTAAGCTGGTTGCGCCTGCCGATGAACAGCGTGGTTCAGGCTTAGTACTGCTCAAAGGTGATGACGCTGTCGTGGCAAAGCTAAACGAAGCGATGGGTGAATTACAAGCAGACGGCACACTGACGACGCTGAGTGAAGAGTTCTTTGGTGCTGATATAAGTCAACAAAAATAATGCTGGCTTCTATAACGTCGGTGCTGGCTGAGCTGCTGGCACTGTTGCCATTCATGAGTCCAGATCGGGCACAGATTGTTATCAGTTCATTTTGGCCAATGCTAAAGGGTGGTATCTATTATTCGATACCGCTCGCATTGATCTCGTTTGCGATTGGTATGATGATTGCGCTGACGGTGGCACTGATTCGTATTGTGCCCCGTGCTGGCTGGTTTCATGAGATTGTTTACCGGCTCGCTCGTATTTATGTGTCTGCGATTCGCGGTACACCGATGCTCGTGCAGCTGTTTATTATCTTTTACGGTCTGCCCAGTGTTGGCGTTAAGCTTGATCCATTCCCTTCCGCCATTATTGCCTTTTCACTGAATATCGGTGCTTATGCGTCTGAGACGGTACGCGCCTCGATTTTGTCCATTCCCAAAGGCCAATGGGAAGCCGGTTCAACGGTCGGGCTAACGTATTTACAAACCTTTCGCCATGTGATTTTGCCGCAAGCGCTACGGGTCTCAGTACCACCATTATCCAATACTTTTATAAGTCTGGTAAAAGACACTTCTTTGGCATCATTGGTACTCGTCACTGAGCTATTTAAACAAGCTCAGATCATCACAGCGCGTAATTATGAGTTCATGCTGGTCTATACCGAAGCAGCATTTATCTATTGGGGTATTTGTCTGATCTTGACCTTTATTCAAGGCAAGCTTGAGACCAGACTTGATCGTTATGTGGCCAAGTAGCTCATCGACTCATTCACGGGCAGTTTTAGCACTATCTGGACAACAGGAACGGTTATGATTCAAGTCAGCAATATCCACAAAGCCTTTGGTAGCAATCAAGTGCTCAAAGGCATCGATTTGACCATTCACAAAGGCCAAGTCGTGGTGATATTAGGGCCGTCAGGGTCAGGTAAAACCACCTTTTTGCGTTGTCTGAATGCGCTTGAGATTCCTGACCAAGGTGTTATTACGTTTGACGATGGTAGCTTGACGGTAGACTTTGCTACTAAGCCTAAGAAAAAAACCTTGCTAGCATTACAACGTAAGGCAGGCATGGTGTTTCAGTCTTATAATTTGTTTCCGCACAAGACGGCGATTGAAAACTTAATGCTAGGGCCAACAGTCGTGCAAGGACAAAGCAAAGCGCAGGCTCGAGAGCAGGCTTTAGCATTACTCAAAAAAGTAGGTCTCTCGGACAAAGCAGATTTGTATCCGTTTCAACTATCTGGTGGTCAGCAGCAGCGCGTGGGTATTGCGCGTGCGCTCGCCATTGAGCCGTCGTTACTGTTGTTTGATGAGCCGACCTCGGCGCTCGATCCAGAGCTGGTACAAGATGTGCTTGGAACCATGAAGCAGCTGGCCTCTGAAGGCTGGACGATGGTTGTCGTGACTCATGAGATTAACTTTGCGCGTGATGTCGCAGATCACGTGGTGTTGATTGAAGATGGTCACGTGGTCGAAGAGGGCAGCGCGCAGCAGTTGTTTGAGGACTCAAAACATCCGCGTACGCAGGCGTTTTTGCAGCGTATTGAGCAGTAGTAGATTTATAGTCATTCAAGTCATCTATCAAATCTCTACAGCACAAGCCTTTCATTTTTAGCAAAATAAAGCCCCAACTGTGATGTCATGGTTGGGGCTTTCTTAGGGTCTATTGAATGTTCAATAGACCCTAATAGCGAGTAATAAAAACTACACTTTTTGTCGTCTTCTTAACCAACGCGGTACACGCGTGGTCGTACCGTTTAATACAGCGTTTAACAAAGCGGCTAGTAGGATAAGTACCACGCCCATATACTGAATCCACGAAAGTGCTTGATGCAGCAGCAGTATAGAAAGGGCAATGGCGGTTAACGGCTCAAATATCGTAAACACTGAAGCGCGGGTAGCTGGTAATTTCTCCAGCGCTTTCATATAAAGAGCAAAAGGCACGACCGTTCCCAATAAGGACAGTCCTAAGACGTAGCCCCATGTAAGCAAAGGCAAGGTCAATAACTTCTCATAAGTTTGGTAGCTCTCAGGCAGTAATAGCAGCACACCAGCACTAATAACAATAGAGGTGAAAAACACCAAAGGGGCAGGATGCGCATAGTGCATCGCGCGCTTGCCGAGGACTCCGTATAGGGAATAGCAGACACCTGACAATAGCCCTAAAATAATACCCCAGTTGGCTTGCGCCTGCTCACCTAACATCGTCAGGCCAACGCCAAATACTGCCATTAATGCCAGCAATGCTGACTGCCGTGTAATGGACTCATTCAGAAAAAATGCTGAAAATAATAAGCTAAAAACGGGTGCCGTATAAAGTAGGGCGACAGCGGGGCCAGCACCAACATAAATAACAGCGAAGAAATAGCATACCGACATACTGAGTACACCAATCAGAGATTGGAGTACCAGTCCAAGCCATTGTTTTGGACGCAGCTTAATCAGATGTGGCCATAACTTTGGCAGCATGACGAGGATAAGAAAAGCGGCGGTCACGATGCGCAAAATGGTAATTTGCCAACCACTAAAGCCAATTTGGTTAAGGTAGGTCGAAAATATCCCTAAAGTACCCCAACAGATAGCGGCGGTGATAATTTGTATGGTGCCTATCCATGATTGCCGTGCTGACATTGCGCTATCTGTGTTTGCCATATCGTTCTCTTTTTTAGTATCTTATTGAAGCAGTTTTTTACGAAGTTTTTAATTAATCAAGATGTCTGAGCAAGAGTGAATTATCATTTCCAAAAGTAATACTGAAATAAGAAAAGACAACCCGATTGAGGGCTGTCTTTTTGTGTTATGTCAGTCTAGCACTAAAATATATATTTATTAAGGGTCAAAGGGATAACAGCTGTACAACAGCAAAAACAAAGGTATAAGGATTATAATATAGCGCAGATAAAACGATAAAGGCGCTCTTAATAAAATTTTCTTAACATGTATTGGGATATTATGAGATCAACGGATTTCAACACGCCGTCGCTTAAATTGATATTAATGGCTCTTCTTGTCGCTGTGGGGCTGCACGTGGTCACAGCAGTGGCGTTAATGAATGTCAAAACATCCACGCCAACTGTTGAACCAATCCAAACTTCATCGCCGATTGAAATCCAGTTGCTGACACTGCCGCCTGTGCAGGTGGAAAACTCAAAACCAGAAAGCCCTCGTTCATCAGAGACCATAAAAGAGGACTCACAAGCAAAGTCTGAG
The sequence above is a segment of the Psychrobacter fulvigenes genome. Coding sequences within it:
- a CDS encoding amino acid ABC transporter substrate-binding protein; amino-acid sequence: MKRRTLLALAASTVLLAACGQSGNEANDSAAAGSDLLQRINNGGVINVGTEGTYPPYTYHDESGQLTGYDVEVTRAVAEKLGVDVEFKETQWDAMLAGLDAKRFDMVANQVSLTTPERQAKYDIAQAYSWSGAVVLAPKYDERYSSWDNLKGLRTAQSLSSNYGELAERYEAEIIPVDGMSQAIQLVKQGRADFTMNDQLAILDYLKKFPDSGLEIKLVAPADEQRGSGLVLLKGDDAVVAKLNEAMGELQADGTLTTLSEEFFGADISQQK
- a CDS encoding amino acid ABC transporter permease; amino-acid sequence: MLASITSVLAELLALLPFMSPDRAQIVISSFWPMLKGGIYYSIPLALISFAIGMMIALTVALIRIVPRAGWFHEIVYRLARIYVSAIRGTPMLVQLFIIFYGLPSVGVKLDPFPSAIIAFSLNIGAYASETVRASILSIPKGQWEAGSTVGLTYLQTFRHVILPQALRVSVPPLSNTFISLVKDTSLASLVLVTELFKQAQIITARNYEFMLVYTEAAFIYWGICLILTFIQGKLETRLDRYVAK
- a CDS encoding amino acid ABC transporter ATP-binding protein; the encoded protein is MIQVSNIHKAFGSNQVLKGIDLTIHKGQVVVILGPSGSGKTTFLRCLNALEIPDQGVITFDDGSLTVDFATKPKKKTLLALQRKAGMVFQSYNLFPHKTAIENLMLGPTVVQGQSKAQAREQALALLKKVGLSDKADLYPFQLSGGQQQRVGIARALAIEPSLLLFDEPTSALDPELVQDVLGTMKQLASEGWTMVVVTHEINFARDVADHVVLIEDGHVVEEGSAQQLFEDSKHPRTQAFLQRIEQ
- a CDS encoding DMT family transporter, translating into MANTDSAMSARQSWIGTIQIITAAICWGTLGIFSTYLNQIGFSGWQITILRIVTAAFLILVMLPKLWPHLIKLRPKQWLGLVLQSLIGVLSMSVCYFFAVIYVGAGPAVALLYTAPVFSLLFSAFFLNESITRQSALLALMAVFGVGLTMLGEQAQANWGIILGLLSGVCYSLYGVLGKRAMHYAHPAPLVFFTSIVISAGVLLLLPESYQTYEKLLTLPLLTWGYVLGLSLLGTVVPFALYMKALEKLPATRASVFTIFEPLTAIALSILLLHQALSWIQYMGVVLILLAALLNAVLNGTTTRVPRWLRRRQKV